A stretch of the Amycolatopsis sp. BJA-103 genome encodes the following:
- a CDS encoding ThiF family adenylyltransferase: MNMFSADLDRWREELPTLGFTDDGERLRGPVQWVEPARPDQPPTVFTAQVEIMPGATFPFAPPMVRLLDSGGPLEITFHINADNTLCLWEDDWSVDDAPWLDPRKLLDRIADWLQKTAAGWPDDDSCDLERYLDQEDDGPRMVIYNATRLLPNQAAQTEGGPEIIYIADRARRTGNIVNGRRRNRKDRRLAWVADIGSVVQPIRSWDDLAASLGTHAAEVSRLIKIRVITVILLRYTRGEADAALALRVRPNGAGIRISACESADTSRSTRTTRAGSARTALTDIPIAIVGCGAIGSFTAELLFRSGARILTLVDPERLRPGNVVRHFADLRHIGWPKPHAVLDCLSAIDPQVDAVTVTHSRLSTLDEATDLVLENRIVLDATGSGRTSSLLATAVNRLGVGPDHTVVSVCVQRDGHVLRVDRMPLRPGESYLPPLPALEHASQLRERGCGAPISPTPPGAVVAAAELALRVVIDEVTAERKLPATVADVRKPQDQPPFDVIGWITSDHPRRAAS; this comes from the coding sequence ATGAACATGTTCTCTGCTGACCTCGACCGGTGGCGAGAAGAGCTCCCCACACTCGGCTTCACCGATGACGGCGAACGGCTCCGCGGTCCGGTGCAGTGGGTCGAGCCAGCCAGGCCCGACCAGCCGCCGACGGTATTCACGGCGCAAGTGGAGATCATGCCCGGGGCGACTTTTCCCTTCGCACCACCGATGGTGCGACTCTTGGACTCCGGCGGGCCGCTCGAGATCACCTTCCACATCAACGCGGACAACACACTTTGTCTCTGGGAGGACGACTGGTCAGTCGACGACGCGCCATGGTTGGACCCGCGAAAGCTTCTGGACCGGATCGCCGACTGGCTACAGAAGACCGCGGCCGGCTGGCCCGACGACGACTCATGTGACCTTGAACGCTATCTGGACCAGGAGGACGATGGTCCTCGGATGGTGATCTACAACGCGACGAGGCTGCTCCCGAATCAGGCCGCGCAGACCGAAGGGGGCCCCGAGATCATCTATATCGCCGATAGGGCCCGGCGAACCGGCAACATCGTCAACGGGCGGCGACGAAACCGCAAGGACCGCCGACTCGCCTGGGTGGCCGATATCGGATCCGTCGTTCAGCCGATACGGAGCTGGGACGACCTCGCCGCATCGTTAGGCACTCACGCCGCGGAAGTCAGCCGGCTGATCAAGATCCGCGTGATCACCGTCATCCTGCTCCGCTACACCCGAGGAGAAGCAGACGCCGCGCTTGCGCTGAGGGTTCGCCCCAACGGTGCCGGTATTCGGATCAGCGCTTGCGAGAGCGCGGACACGAGCAGATCGACGCGCACCACGCGCGCCGGTTCAGCACGCACGGCCTTGACCGACATCCCCATCGCGATCGTCGGCTGTGGGGCAATTGGGTCATTCACCGCCGAGCTGCTGTTCCGGTCCGGGGCCCGCATCCTGACCCTCGTCGATCCCGAGCGCCTGCGGCCGGGCAACGTCGTCCGGCACTTCGCTGACCTCCGGCACATCGGCTGGCCAAAGCCTCATGCGGTGCTCGACTGCCTTTCCGCGATCGACCCCCAGGTCGACGCCGTGACCGTCACGCACAGCCGGCTGTCGACGCTGGACGAGGCAACTGATCTAGTGCTCGAAAACCGGATCGTTCTGGACGCGACTGGCAGCGGCCGAACTAGCAGCTTGCTCGCAACCGCGGTCAACCGGCTCGGCGTCGGGCCGGACCACACGGTCGTGTCTGTGTGCGTACAGCGTGATGGCCATGTTCTGCGGGTCGACCGAATGCCCCTGCGCCCCGGCGAGAGCTACCTGCCGCCACTGCCCGCGCTGGAGCACGCCAGCCAGCTGCGTGAACGAGGCTGCGGTGCCCCGATCTCGCCCACACCCCCGGGGGCCGTCGTGGCGGCCGCCGAGCTAGCTCTCCGCGTTGTGATCGACGAAGTCACCGCCGAGCGCAAACTCCCCGCGACTGTCGCAGACGTGCGCAAGCCCCAAGATCAACCGCCCTTCGACGTCATCGGCTGGATCACCTCCGACCACCCGCGACGAGCCGCGTCATGA
- a CDS encoding nucleotidyltransferase domain-containing protein, with amino-acid sequence MATLATQFKAALTRIEPKVDADNAAEAHKLVTAVLKADGRLKKLGISTFLIGSYGRQVSIKRVKDVDMFVRLEEATDSLRPGEILDHVNDVLEDAFPDQVARQHRSVMIEFPDFDLSVDVVIARPCVDHPTEHWQIPEKVEEDGRANWIETNPVKMSELTTEANDDFLLSGSGVYVPLVKLIRQIRRTWVDEQPGGYYFEVLTYHAFQDLEPHKNTVAGYLCIILREIADRLPDYVTDGPDDPTLDERTITTKATQEQIEAAAERITEAAQLAEDALKEEDICASALKWQELLGKTQQTDEPEFVFALPEACNADGTEKPTGALVKGAPAVPAGRDRYA; translated from the coding sequence ATGGCGACCCTAGCCACGCAGTTCAAAGCGGCACTAACCCGTATCGAGCCAAAAGTTGACGCGGACAACGCCGCCGAAGCTCACAAGCTGGTGACCGCGGTCTTGAAGGCCGATGGCAGGCTGAAAAAGCTGGGAATCTCTACCTTCCTCATCGGTTCCTACGGCCGACAGGTGTCGATCAAACGGGTCAAAGACGTCGACATGTTCGTGCGTCTGGAGGAAGCGACCGACTCGTTGCGGCCAGGCGAAATCCTCGACCACGTGAACGATGTTCTCGAGGATGCTTTCCCCGACCAAGTGGCACGGCAGCACCGCTCAGTCATGATCGAGTTTCCGGACTTCGACCTGTCGGTCGACGTCGTCATCGCCCGCCCGTGCGTCGACCATCCCACGGAGCACTGGCAGATCCCGGAGAAGGTCGAAGAAGACGGGCGCGCTAACTGGATCGAGACCAACCCGGTCAAGATGAGCGAGCTCACGACCGAAGCCAATGACGACTTTCTCCTGTCCGGGTCCGGCGTCTACGTGCCTTTGGTCAAGCTGATCCGCCAAATCCGGCGCACCTGGGTCGACGAACAGCCGGGCGGATACTACTTCGAGGTCCTCACCTACCACGCCTTCCAGGATCTCGAGCCGCACAAAAACACCGTCGCCGGGTACCTCTGCATCATCCTGCGAGAGATCGCGGACCGGCTGCCGGACTACGTGACCGACGGCCCCGACGACCCGACGCTCGACGAGCGCACTATCACGACCAAGGCCACGCAGGAACAGATCGAGGCCGCCGCCGAACGGATCACCGAGGCCGCCCAGCTCGCGGAAGATGCGCTCAAAGAGGAGGACATCTGCGCGAGTGCCTTGAAGTGGCAAGAGCTGCTCGGCAAGACGCAGCAGACCGATGAACCCGAGTTCGTCTTCGCCCTTCCCGAGGCGTGCAACGCCGACGGAACAGAGAAGCCGACGGGCGCTCTGGTTAAAGGTGCCCCGGCGGTGCCAGCCGGTCGCGATCGGTACGCATGA